Proteins from one Salvelinus sp. IW2-2015 linkage group LG32, ASM291031v2, whole genome shotgun sequence genomic window:
- the sec62 gene encoding translocation protein SEC62: MAERRRHKKRIQEVSEPTKEEKAVAKFLRFNCPTKSTNMMGHRVDYFIASKAVDCLLDSKWAKAKKGEEAVFTTRDSVVDYCNRLLKKQFFHRALKVMKKKPEKDIKKDKEKEKEKAKGDSGKEEEKKGKKEKKDSKDAEASDAKKEKSDDSPGMPKKKKDAKKKFKLEPHEDQLFLDGNEVFVWIYDPVHFKTFAMGLILVIAVIAATLFPLWPAEMRVGVYYLSVAAGCFVASILLLAVARCILFLIIWLVTGGRHHFWFLPNLTADVGFIDSFRPLYTHEYKGPRGCSKKSXDKTEGKTTDADAAKAQKSDSEEKGDGGEEEEEAEVEREEGEGTAPKGTEESEVTEAAGTLTSAAERHSDTDSDRREDEGSQHSNGNDFEMITREELEQHTEGEGEGEXGVEEKGDGEAKPLSVQT; the protein is encoded by the exons gaggtgaGCGAGCCCACCAAGGAGGAGAAGGCAGTGGCTAAGTTCCTCCGTTTCAACTGCCCCACCAAATCCACTAACATGATGGGCCATCGGGTGGACTACTTCATCG CCTCCAAGGCAGTAGACTGTCTGCTGGACTCCAAGTGGGCCAAGGCCaagaagggagaggaggctgTGTTCACCACCAGAGACTCTGTGGTGGACTACTGCAATAG GCTACTGAAGAAGCAGTTCTTCCACCGCGCTCTGAAAGTCATGAAGAAGAAGCCAGAGAAGGACATCAAGAAAgataaggagaaagagaaagagaaggctaAGGGCGACAGCggcaaggaggaggagaagaaggggaagaaagagaagaaggattCCAAGGATGCCGAGGCTTCAGATGCAAAGAAGGAGAAGAGT GATGATAGCCCCGGAATgccaaagaagaaaaaagatgcCAAGAAGAAGTTCAAACTGGAGCCTCATGAGGACCAGCTCTTCCTGGATGGGAATGAG GTGTTTGTTTGGATCTATGATCCAGTCCATTTTAAAACCTTTGCCATGGGACTGATTCTGG TGATTGCAGTGATTGCGGCCACTCTTTTCCCACTGTGGCCGGCTGAGATGCGTGTGGGTGTATACTACCTGAGCGTGGCAGCAGGCTGTTTCGTGGCCAGTATACTGCTGTTAGCTGTCG CTCGCTGCATCCTGTTCCTGATCATCTGGCTGGTGACGGGCGGTCGCCACCACTTCTGGTTCCTGCCCAACCTGACTGCCGACGTGGGCTTCATCGACTCCTTCCGCCCGCTCTACACGCACGAGTACAAGGGCCCACGGGGCTGCAGCAAGAAGAGCCRGGACAAGACAGAAGGCAAGACCACCGATGCAGACGCAGCCAAGGCCCAGAAGTCGGACAGCGAGGAGAAGGGTGAtggtggggaggaagaggaggaagcagaggtgGAACGAGAAGAGGGTGAGGGCACAGCGCCGAAAGGGACGGAAGAAAGCGAGGTGACTGAGGCGGCGGGGACGTTGACGAGCGCCGCCGAGCGCCACTCGGACACGGACAGCGACCGCCGGGAGGACGAGGGCTCGCAGCACAGCAACGGAAACGACTTTGAGATGATCACCCGCGAAGAGCTGGAGCAGCACAcggaaggggaaggagagggggaaKgaggagtggaggagaagggagaCGGTGAGGCAAAGCCCTTGTCTGTTCAAACATAA